GTACGCCTGGACGCAGCGGGTCGCGCCTTCGTACCCGACGCGTCCCGACGTACGACGCGGTCGTCGTACGGGCAGATCCGGTCTCGTCCACCGTGGTGTCATCGGCCCCGCCCGTGTCACGGGCGGGCGGAAGTATTACGGGCGGGCCGAAGACACAACCGCTCACCGCCTGAATGCGGCCCGCAGAAACGATCAAGGGCCGGTTTCGGATTTCTCCGAAACCGGCCCTTGAATCCGACTCTCACGAGTCGGGACGACAGGATTTGAACCTGCGACCCCTTGACCCCCAGTCAAGTGCGCTACCAAGCTGCGCCACGTCCCGATGCCCGCCTGACCTGGGGTTTCCCCTGGCCGAACGCGCATAAGAACAATACCGCACTCCGACCGGTGGTCACGAACCGTATTTTCCGGCCCCGGCACGTCGCCGACCCGCGCCCGCCGCTTCCGTGGCCCCGCAGACAGGCGCCGGATCTCAGGTCGCATCGCCTCGGGGACGCGGCGGCGGTCCGCCCGCCGGCTCCGACGGACGGACCGGCGGGCATCAGCCGCGCGATCCGGCCGCCCCGCGCCACGTCGGTGATCACTCGTCGGACGGACCAGGACAGTCCCCGTCCCCAACTCCCTTACCACGGACGCCGCTTCCGACCCATTGACCCCCCGGAAGCCGGGAACCTACGCTGTGCGGCGTACTTAGAAAGCGCTTTCTGCCCATTCGTAGCCGCCACCTGCACCGGGAGCGCCCGTGAGTAGCCGTCCACCAGAACAATCCACTCCGCGCGCCGGCCGGCCGCGAAGGGCGTCGACGCCCTTCACCGTCGTCCTGGCACTGCTCGCTCTCGTGCTCGGGCTCGGGGTCGCCTCGCCGCCTCCCGCCGACGCCGCGCCGGTCCGGGTCCTGGTCTTCTCCAAGGTCACCAACTTCGAGCACGAGTCGATCCCGGCCGGTATCGAGGGGATCAAGAAGCTCGGCGCGGAGAACGGTTTCGAGGTCGAGGCGTCCGACGACGCCGCCGTCTTCACCGACTCCAACCTCGGGCGCTTCCAGGCGATCGTCTTCAACAACACCAACTCCACACCGGAGTCGGGCGATCTGCTGAACGCGTCACAGCGGGCCGCGCTCCAGAAGTACGTCCGCGCGGGCGGCGGCTGGGTGGGGCTGCACGCCGCGTCGGCGAGTGAGCGGGACTGGGACTGGTACGAGGGGCTGACCGGCGCCATCTTCGACAAGCACCCCGCCGTGCAGACCGGCCGTGTCAAGGTCCTCGACCAGGCACACCCCTCCACCAAGGGCCTTCCGGAGCTCTGGGAGCGTACGGAGGAGTGGTACAACTGGCGCACCAACCCCACCGGCAAGGTGCACACGCTCGCCCAGATCAAGGTGAACGACGGCATCACCGGCCTGGACGAGGGCCTCGACCACCCGTGGTCGTGGTGCCAGAACTACGACGGCGGGCGCTCCTGGTTCACCGCCGGCGGCCACGACCCGGCCGCGTTCGAGGAGGAGAACTTCCTCAAGCACCTTCTCGGCGGCATCCAGTGGGCGGCGGGCACCAAACCCGGTGACTGTTCGGCGACCAAGACCGGGTCGTTCGAGCGTACGCAGCTGGCGACCGACCTCTCCGACCCGTACGAGCTGGCCGTGACCCCCGACCGACGGGTGATCTACATCCAGCGCACCGGGGAGCTCCGGGTCCTCGACCAGTCGACGCTGGAGACCACCACCGCCCTGGACTTCGACTACAGCCCGAAGATGACCGAGGCGTCGGACGGTCTGATCGGCCTGACACTCGATCCGGACTTCGCGACGAACAAGTGGCTCTATCTGCTGCACTCCGACAAGGAGAAGAAGCAACTCAACCTGTCCCGCTACACGTTGACGGGCGACACCGTCGATCCGGCCTCCGAGAAGCTTCTCCTGGAGATCCCGACCGACCGTGACGAGCAGCGCGCCAACGTGCACATGGCCGGGTCGCTCGCCTTCGACCGGGACGGTGATCTGTACATCGCGACCGGCGACAACACCGACCCCTTCGGCTCGGACAACTTCACGCCGATCGACGAACGTCCTGGCAGGCAGGTGTTCGACGCGCAGCGCAGCGCGGGCAACACCAACGACCTGCGGGGCAAGGTCCTGCGGATCACCCCCGAGGACGACGGGACGTACTCCGTCCCCGAGGGGAACCTGTTCGCGCCCGGCACCGCGAAGACCCGCGCCGAGATCTACGCGATGGGGCTGCGCAACGCCTTCCGCATCACCACCGACCCGAAGGACGGGGCGCTGCTGATCGGCGACTACGGCCCCGACTCCCGTTCCGCGGACCCGAATCGCGGACCCGAGGGCACCGTCGAGTTCAACCGGGTCCCGAAGGCGGCGAATCTCGGCTGGCCGTACTGCATCGGGGCCAACACCCCGTTCAACGACTTCGACTTCGCGACCCGTGTCTCGGGGCCGAAGTTCGACTGCGCTGCGCCCGTCAACGAGTCGCCGAACAACACCGGTCTGCGGGAGCTGCCGCCGGCCACGCCCGCGACCGTCCCGTACCTGTACTCGGGCTCGCCCCAGTTCCCCGAAGTCGGCGGCGGTGGCGCGCCGATGAGCGGTCCCGTCTACGACTTCGACCCCGCGAACACGGCGCCGACGAGGTTCCCCGAGTACTTCGACGGGAAGTGGTTCAACTTCGAGCTGGGCCAGAACTGGTTCAAGACGTTCTCGGTCCAGCGGCACGACCAGTCGTTCACCGACCCGCGCTTCCCGCCCGCCAAGGCCGGGGACATCCAGTCGGTCAACCGGATCTTCCCCGACATGCGGTGGAACCAGTTGTTCGAGGCCGAGTTCGGACCCGACGGTTCGCTGTACGTGATCGACTTCGGGGTCGGCTCGGGCGCGGGCCGTACGGGTGTGCCCAATCCGGGGACCGGCATCTACCGCGTCGACTACGTGGGCGACGGCCAGGTGCCGACCGCCCGGATCACGGCCACGTCCGACACGGGTCCCGGGCCCCGGAGTGTGAAGTTCTCCAGTGCCGGTTCCGGTCTGCCCGGGGGTCAACCGGTCACGTACGCCTGGGACTTCGACGGTGACGGCACTGTCGACTCCACGAAGGCCGACCCGTCGCACATCTACACCGACAAGGGCGTCTTCACGGCCCGGCTGACGGTCACCGGACCGGACCGGCTCTCCGCGGGGGCCGTACGGGAGATCACCGTCGGCAACACGCGGCCGGTGCTGACCATTCAACAGGCCCCGGACGGGGGCATGTTCAGCCTCGGCGACACGATTCCGTTCACGGTGAAGGTCACGGATCGCGAGGACGGCAAGGGTGAGCAGATCGACTGCGCACGGGTCTCCGTCGAGGCGCGGCTCGGGCACGCGTCCGTGCTGCACCCGGTGCAGACCGCGCAGGGCTGCACGGGCGAGTTCACCGTCCCGGCGAGCGACGAGCACGCGAACCAGGACGTGTTCTACCGCCTGAGCGCGAGTTACCGGGACAACGGCGGTGACAGCGACGACGGGGTTCCGGCGCTGACCGGGACCGCCACGTCGAACCTCAAGTCCTCCTACCGCGAAGGGGAGTTCTTCAGCGAGACCGGCGGCGAGGGCGGCGGCGAGGGCGGCGGTGTCACGGTGGGCGAGCGGCCCGAGGCGTCCGGCGGCAAGCGCGTCATCGAGGTGGAGCACGGCGACTGGGTCGCGTACGACCCGGTGAATCTCACCGGGGTCCGGTCGGTCACCGTCGGCGCGTCCTCGGGCGGTACGGGCGGCACGATCGAGTTCCGCAACGGCTCGCCCACCGGCCCGCTGATGGGTTCGGTCACCGTCCCGAACACCGGCTCCTGGACGAACTTCGTCTCCCCGACCACCCCACTCCGTCCGGTCGGCGGCACGGTGAAGATGTACGCGGTGTTCCTGAACCCGGACTGGAAGCCGGACGGCCAGGACGTGCTCTCCGTGGACTGGCTGCGCTTCAACGGCCGGGGCGTCGAGAAGAAGCCCGGCACCACGGTCACCGTCACCGCCCCCAGGGCGGAGGGCGCGGCGCCGCTGGTGACGGAGCTGACCGGGACGGTGAAGCTCGCCGGGGGCCGCACCGTGGCCTCGTACAGCTGGAACTTCGGAGACAACACCCGGCCCACCGGTCAGCAGGGCGCGAGCGCCACCCACACGTACGCGCGGCCCGGCGCGTACACGGCGCACCTCACGGTGACGGACGACAAGGGTGACAGGACGACCGGCGAGTTCCCGATCACCGCGAAGTGACCCGGCACCGCATGTGACGCGGGCGGGCCCTGTCGGCAACACGGCCCGGATGCCGACGAGTTGAAGGACAGCGAGAAACAGCGGGACATCGAGAAGCATGGAGAGAAGAGGTCACGTGAGGGCGAACGGCACACGAAGAGCGTTCCTGGGCACGGCGGTGGCGGGCCTCACCGGGGTGGGGCTTGCCTCGACGGCGGGCACCGCCCGTGCGGCGGAGTCCGGCCGGCACCACGATCCTCGCTGCCGGCGGCGGATTCCGCGCTCGGGCATCGGCATGCACCTCTACACGATGCGCTCCGTCCTGGAGACGGACTTCGAGGGAACACTGGGGCAGTTGGCGGACATCGGTTACGCGACGGTCGGCGTCAGCGGACGGTTCGGCCGCAACGCCACCCAGATCCGGCAGGTGTTGGACGACGTCGGGCTCAAGGCCGTGCTGGAGCACGTCGGTTACGGCACGGTGGCGGGCACCGGTCTCCAGCAGGCAGTGGCGGACGTGCACACACTGGGCGGCGAGTGGGTCGTCGTACCGAGCCTGCCGACCGAGATGCACACCCCGGCCGGTTACCGGGAGGCGGCGGCGGCCATGAACCGGGCGGGGCGCGTGGCGCGGGAGTCGGGTCTCGGCCCGGTGCTCTTCCACAACCACGACGCGGACCACCGGACGGTGGAGGGCGAGGTGCTGTACGACATCCTGCTCAACGAGACCGACCCGGAGTACGTCGGCTTCGAGCTGGACCTCTACTGGGCCGCGAAGGGCGGGGCGGACCCGCGCAGTCTGTTCGTGGACGAGGGCCCGCGCTTCCCGGCGCTGCACGTCAAGGACATGGCCGCGAACGGTGACTTCGCGGACGTCGGATCAGGCGTCCTGGACTTCGCGGAGATGTTCGAGACGGCACACCGGGGCGGCGTACGGCAGTGGCTGGTCGAGCACGACGCGCCGAAGGACCCGATGGCCACGGCCCGCAACAGCCACCGCCATCTGTCGCGGCTGCGGTTCTGAGACACGTACGCGGACACGCGCCGCACCCCCGGCGGGCCCTGAGGCCCGCCGGGGGTGCGGCGTTGCCGGGGCGGGCGGGCGAACGACAGGCAGACGTTCCCCGTGACCCGGTGGGCCGGCTCCCCCGCCCAGGCAGCCTCCGCCTCGGTCGGGCTCCAGCCAACCCGCAGGATTCCGGGACCAGTTGACCGAACGGTCGGCGCTCCCGCGGATCTCCGCCAGAACACGGGCACACGCGTCGAGGTCGGAGGCCGTACGGCGCCTCGCCCGGATACGTCGCTCGCTCACCGGCCCGACCGACCACAGCGCCCACGCGGCGGCGCCGGACGGCCCTCGGCCCGTCCGGCGCCCACCGATCCCGCGCGGCTCTCGCTCCTCCCCCGCCCGTGCCCCCGCGCTCAGTCCTCCGAGGACGCCGCTCCCAGCAGTTCCCGGATGTGCGTCGTCGCCTCGCGGAACTCGGACCGGGCCAGCGTCTCGACGTAGTCCCGCTCCGGCGGCAGCCCGACGTCGATGATCTCCGTGATCGTGCCGGGCCGGGGGCTCATCACCACCACCCGGTTCGCCAGATAGACCGCCTCCGAGATGGAGTGCGTGACCAGCAGGACGGTCGTGCCGGTCTCCCGCCAGATGCGGTTCAGCTCCATGTTCATCTGCTCACGCGTCAGCGCGTCCAGCGCGCCGAACGGTTCGTCCATGAGCAGCACGGGCGGCTGGTGCAGCAACGCCCGGCAGAGCGCCACCCGTTGCTGCATCCCGCCGGACAACTCGTGCGGGTAGGCGTCCTCGAAGCCCCCGAGTCCGGTCATCCGGATGAGTTCGTCTGCGCGTCGGCCCGCGAGCGCGCCGGGCATCCGGCGCATCTCGGCCTGGAGCAGGATGTTGCGCCGGGCGCTGCGCCACTCCAGCAGGGCGGCCCGCTGGAAGACGTAACCGATGTCCGGGCGCGGCCCGTCGACGCGCTCGCCGTGCAGCCGTACGTCACCGCTGGACGCCTTCAGCAGTCCGGCGACCAGTTTCAGCAGGGTCGACTTGCCGCACCCCGAGGGGCCGACGATCGCCACGAATTCGCCCATCGGCACATCGAGCGACACCTCGCGCAGGGCGGTGACGTCGCGGTCCTTCGTACGGAACCGGACGGCCACGTCGCGCAGGGAGACCGCCGCCCCGCTTCCGGCGCGGGCGCCGCCCGCCGTGCCGCCGTCCTTGCCGAGGCTGGTCCCGCTCACGCGCCGTTCTCCCTGCTCTCCGCGCACTCCCCGCTCTCCCTCCCCTCCTTGCTCTCCCCGCTCCGTCTGGTCCCGGAGAGTCGCGTCCCTGGGCATCGTCATCCCTTCAGCGCGGAGCTGTCCCAGTAGTCCGACGGCGCCTTCGGGTTCTTCACCAGACCGGCCTCGGCGAAGACGTCGATGGTCTCCTGCCAGTCGGCCTCGGTGTTGAGCCCGGGTGCCCGGCCCTTCGTGGCCTCGGTGTGCAGCAGCGTCATCGTCGTCGCGAACTGCTCGGTCAGTACGGCCTTCGGCGGCAGTTGCTCGGACGCGCCCTCCATCGCGGCCACCGCCGGCTCCGGCGCCTTCTCGGCCGCCGCCCACGCCTCGCTGACGGCCGCGGCCATCCGCTTGGTGAGTTCGGGGTCGGAGCCGAGGATCTTCTGGCCGGCGATCAGGCCGTTGGAGTAGAAGTTGAGCCCGTGCTCCGAGAAGCGCAGATACGCCACGTCCTTCTTGGCCTTGTCCGCCATGGTCGGGCCCTGGTCGCTGGCGTAGCCGAGCAGCGCGTCCGTCTTGCCGGAGATGACCGCCGCGATCTTGCCCGCCGGGTCGGTGTTCTGGATCTTGACGTCCGACAGCGAGAGGTTGTTCTTCTGGAGGAAGATCGGGAACGTCTTGCTGAGCGCGTCACCCGCCGTACCCGCGATCGTCCGGCCCTTGATGTCGGCGGGTGTGCTGATGTCCTGGTCGGCGAAGAACTGCACGGACGACGGTGTCGTCTGAAGCATCACACCGAGGCTCTTGACGTTGACGCCCTGGTCGACGCCGCTGATCACGGCGGGGGTGTCCGCCCAGCCGAAGTCGGTCTGCCCGGCCGCGGTGGCCTGGACGGTCTTCTGCGATCCCTGGCCGGCCCGGATCTCCAGGTCGATGCCGTGCTTCTCGAAGATCTTCTCCTCGACGCCGTAGTAGAACGGCGCGTGTTCGCCGTACGGGTACCAGTTGAGCGTCAGCGTCACCTTGTCGAGCTTCTCGCCGGAGTCGCTGGTGGTGGTCCCGCCGCCGTCCTCGCCGCAGGCGGTGGCGACCAGGAGGAGCGGTACGAGGCCGATCAGGAGTCTGCGGGGGTGCATGGCTGGCCCTTCTCGGAGGAGAGGTCTCATCGGAACGGGGTCGTGCCGTGGGAGCGGAGGAGTCGTGGCGCGGGCGTCGGACGCGATGGTGCGGTGGGCGTCGGGTCGGGCGGGGTGCCGTGGGGGTCGTGCGGTGGGGGCCGTGCGCGGTGGTGCCGCCGGGGTGCGGCGGGGTGGTGCCGTCCGGACCGGGGGCGTGGCGGGGTCGTACCGGCCGGACGCGGGCGTACGCGGCGGACTCCGCCGATCTGTCAGAACGAGGTCGTGACGTTGGTGTCCCGGCGGCTCGCGTGCCAGGGCAGAAGCAGTTTCTCGGCGATCTCGACCAGCACGAACAGCACCACACCGATCAGTGACATGACAAGCAGTCCCGCGAAGAGCATCGGGGTGTCGAGATTGCCGTTGGCCTGGAGGATCACGTATCCCAGCCCCTCGTTGGCGCCGACGAACTCGCCCACGACCGCGCCCGTCACGGCGAGCGTGACCGCGACCTTGAGGCCCGAGAACAGATGCGGCAACGAGGCGGGGAAGCGGATCTTGGCGAATGTCTGCCAGGGCTTGGCGCCCATCGTCGCGGAGAGCTGGAGCATCTCCGGGTCGACCGCCTTGAGGCCGGT
Above is a window of Streptomyces sp. NBC_01498 DNA encoding:
- a CDS encoding ThuA domain-containing protein, whose translation is MSSRPPEQSTPRAGRPRRASTPFTVVLALLALVLGLGVASPPPADAAPVRVLVFSKVTNFEHESIPAGIEGIKKLGAENGFEVEASDDAAVFTDSNLGRFQAIVFNNTNSTPESGDLLNASQRAALQKYVRAGGGWVGLHAASASERDWDWYEGLTGAIFDKHPAVQTGRVKVLDQAHPSTKGLPELWERTEEWYNWRTNPTGKVHTLAQIKVNDGITGLDEGLDHPWSWCQNYDGGRSWFTAGGHDPAAFEEENFLKHLLGGIQWAAGTKPGDCSATKTGSFERTQLATDLSDPYELAVTPDRRVIYIQRTGELRVLDQSTLETTTALDFDYSPKMTEASDGLIGLTLDPDFATNKWLYLLHSDKEKKQLNLSRYTLTGDTVDPASEKLLLEIPTDRDEQRANVHMAGSLAFDRDGDLYIATGDNTDPFGSDNFTPIDERPGRQVFDAQRSAGNTNDLRGKVLRITPEDDGTYSVPEGNLFAPGTAKTRAEIYAMGLRNAFRITTDPKDGALLIGDYGPDSRSADPNRGPEGTVEFNRVPKAANLGWPYCIGANTPFNDFDFATRVSGPKFDCAAPVNESPNNTGLRELPPATPATVPYLYSGSPQFPEVGGGGAPMSGPVYDFDPANTAPTRFPEYFDGKWFNFELGQNWFKTFSVQRHDQSFTDPRFPPAKAGDIQSVNRIFPDMRWNQLFEAEFGPDGSLYVIDFGVGSGAGRTGVPNPGTGIYRVDYVGDGQVPTARITATSDTGPGPRSVKFSSAGSGLPGGQPVTYAWDFDGDGTVDSTKADPSHIYTDKGVFTARLTVTGPDRLSAGAVREITVGNTRPVLTIQQAPDGGMFSLGDTIPFTVKVTDREDGKGEQIDCARVSVEARLGHASVLHPVQTAQGCTGEFTVPASDEHANQDVFYRLSASYRDNGGDSDDGVPALTGTATSNLKSSYREGEFFSETGGEGGGEGGGVTVGERPEASGGKRVIEVEHGDWVAYDPVNLTGVRSVTVGASSGGTGGTIEFRNGSPTGPLMGSVTVPNTGSWTNFVSPTTPLRPVGGTVKMYAVFLNPDWKPDGQDVLSVDWLRFNGRGVEKKPGTTVTVTAPRAEGAAPLVTELTGTVKLAGGRTVASYSWNFGDNTRPTGQQGASATHTYARPGAYTAHLTVTDDKGDRTTGEFPITAK
- a CDS encoding sugar phosphate isomerase/epimerase family protein: MERRGHVRANGTRRAFLGTAVAGLTGVGLASTAGTARAAESGRHHDPRCRRRIPRSGIGMHLYTMRSVLETDFEGTLGQLADIGYATVGVSGRFGRNATQIRQVLDDVGLKAVLEHVGYGTVAGTGLQQAVADVHTLGGEWVVVPSLPTEMHTPAGYREAAAAMNRAGRVARESGLGPVLFHNHDADHRTVEGEVLYDILLNETDPEYVGFELDLYWAAKGGADPRSLFVDEGPRFPALHVKDMAANGDFADVGSGVLDFAEMFETAHRGGVRQWLVEHDAPKDPMATARNSHRHLSRLRF
- a CDS encoding ABC transporter ATP-binding protein, which gives rise to MSGTSLGKDGGTAGGARAGSGAAVSLRDVAVRFRTKDRDVTALREVSLDVPMGEFVAIVGPSGCGKSTLLKLVAGLLKASSGDVRLHGERVDGPRPDIGYVFQRAALLEWRSARRNILLQAEMRRMPGALAGRRADELIRMTGLGGFEDAYPHELSGGMQQRVALCRALLHQPPVLLMDEPFGALDALTREQMNMELNRIWRETGTTVLLVTHSISEAVYLANRVVVMSPRPGTITEIIDVGLPPERDYVETLARSEFREATTHIRELLGAASSED
- a CDS encoding ABC transporter substrate-binding protein: MHPRRLLIGLVPLLLVATACGEDGGGTTTSDSGEKLDKVTLTLNWYPYGEHAPFYYGVEEKIFEKHGIDLEIRAGQGSQKTVQATAAGQTDFGWADTPAVISGVDQGVNVKSLGVMLQTTPSSVQFFADQDISTPADIKGRTIAGTAGDALSKTFPIFLQKNNLSLSDVKIQNTDPAGKIAAVISGKTDALLGYASDQGPTMADKAKKDVAYLRFSEHGLNFYSNGLIAGQKILGSDPELTKRMAAAVSEAWAAAEKAPEPAVAAMEGASEQLPPKAVLTEQFATTMTLLHTEATKGRAPGLNTEADWQETIDVFAEAGLVKNPKAPSDYWDSSALKG